One Malus domestica chromosome 11, GDT2T_hap1 genomic region harbors:
- the LOC103447517 gene encoding zinc transporter 2-like, whose amino-acid sequence MASIPFVKSTFLLASVLLLSLQPFLVNGHGGSNHDDSGGHKVDLHTKGLVLVKVWCLIILLVSTFAGGISPYFYRWNESFLLMGTQFAGGVFLGTSLMHFLSDADATFRELTTKTYPFAFMLASAGYLLTMLGDCVVLFVTRSGEREARVEVEEGRNAALHDHKEDGEDDNPVFLKTSSFGDTILLILALCFHSVFEGIAVGVADTKSDAWRNLWTISLHKIFAAIAMGIALLRMLPKRAFLVTAAYSFAFAVSSPIGVGIGIAINATTQGHVADWIYAISMGLACGVFIYVAINHLIAKGFKPQAKCYFDTPAFKFVAVLLGVGVIAIVMIWD is encoded by the exons ATGGCTTCCATTCCTTTCGTTAAGTCAACCTTTCTTTTAGCATCTGTGCTCCTCTTATCCCTGCAACCATTCCTAGTCAACGGTCATGGCGGCAGCAACCATGATGATAGCGGCGGACATAAAGTTGATCTGCATACGAAAGGCTTGGTTTTGGTGAAAGTATGGTGCTTGATTATTCTACTGGTGAGCACTTTCGCCGGTGGCATCTCCCCCTACTTTTATCGATGGAACGAAAGCTTTCTTCTCATGGGGACGCAATTCGCTGGTGGGGTTTTTCTTGGTACCTCTTTGATGCACTTCTTGAGTGACGCAGATGCGACATTTCGTGAGCTTACCACGAAAACATACCCTTTCGCATTCATGCTAGCGTCGGCTGGTTATCTGCTAACCATGCTTGGAGATTGCGTTGTGCTGTTTGTGACGAGGTCGGGTGAAAGAGAAGCTAGAGTGGAAGTGGAGGAGGGAAGGAATGCTGCACTGCATGATCATAAGGAAGATGGAGAGGACGACAACCCAGTTTTCTTGAAGACATCGTCTTTCGGAGACACCATACTTCTCATCCTTGCGCTGTGTTTTCATTCAGTTTTTGAGGGCATTGCTGTTGGAGTTGCAG ATACAAAGTCAGATGCATGGAGGAACCTATGGACAATATCACTAcacaagatttttgcagccattgCTATGGGGATTGCACTACTGAGGATGCTACCCAAAAGAGCATTCTTAGTAACTGCAGCTtattcttttgcttttgctgtTTCTAGTCCCATTGGAGTAGGCATCGGCATTGCCATCAACGCCACAACTCAAGGACATGTAGCTGATTGGATATATGCCATTTCAATGGGACTTGCTTGTGGAGTTTTCATCTATGTTGCAATCAACCATCTCATTGCCAAAGGGTTTAAACCACAAGCTAAATGCTACTTCGATACTCCAGCTTTCAAGTTCGTTGCTGTGCTTCTTGGAGTGGGAGTCATAGCAATTGTTATGATCTGGGATTAA
- the LOC103447516 gene encoding E3 ubiquitin-protein ligase SDIR1-like has translation MSFVFRGTRADIESGFPGHIPERPAMRIHAARPVSMNSLAFLVTVILLFMILNSHQMSPNFLLWLVVGVFLMATTLRMFATCQQLQAQARSHAAAASGMLSHTELRLHMPPSIAFATRGRLQGLRLQLALLDREFDDLDYDTLRALDSDNASTATSMSEEEINALPVHKHKVTGPENVDGSSLQHASSSSAPVELTKQDGSMKEQVSKRMDGSMKDLENELTCSICLEQVNRGDLVRSLPCLHQFHANCIDPWLRQQGTCPVCKFRAGSTWQESRESGSDGSDMA, from the exons atgagttttgttttccgagGGACTAGAGCAGATATTGAAAGTGGCTTTCCAGGACATATTCCCGAACGACCAGCAATG cgtATACATGCAGCTCGACCAGTTAGTATGAATTCACTGGCATTTCTTGTCACGG TTATACTCCTATTCATGATATTAAACTCTCACCAGATGTCTCCGAACTTTCTG CTGTGGCTAGTTGTGGGTGTCTTTTTGATGGCCACAACCCTGAGGATGTTTGCAACTTGTCAGCAACTTCAAGCCCAAGCCCGATCACATGCTGCAGCTGCAAGTGGCATGCTCAGTCATACGGAACTGCGACTGCACATGCCACCTTCAATAGCTTTTGCAACCAGAGGACGATTACAAGGACTAAGACTCCAGCTGGCACTGCTTGACCGTGAGTTTGATGATCTAG ATTATGATACTTTGAGGGCTCTGGACTCTGATAATGCCTCAACAGCAACTTCAATGAGTGAGGAGGAGATTAATGCTTTACCCGTCCACAAGCACAAAGTCACTGGCCCAGAGAACGT tgaTGGCTCGTCACTGCAACATGCATCATCATCTTCAGCTCCAGTTGAG cTGACAAAGCAAGATGGGAGCATGAAGGAGCAAGTCTCCAAAAGGATGGACGGGAGCATGAAGGATTTAGAAAATGAGCTGACATGCAGCATTTGCTTAGAGCAAGTTAACAGAGGGGACCTAGTTCGTAGCTTGCCATGTTTGCATCAG TTCCATGCTAACTGCATAGATCCTTGGCTCCGGCAGCAAGGCACATGCCCTGTGTGTAAATTTAGAGCTGGGTCAACATGGCAGGAGAGCCGGGAGAGTGGATCGGACGGTTCGGACATGGCATAA